TTCCAACCGTTTGGTTAGAAGAGTCCTATTCCCATTTTAATTCCAGAAGAAATAGAAATGCCTCAATCTCCCAAAACCTAAACTCTACTCTTTTCTCGCATTCAaattctattatgattccaattTCGATATTGGTCACGAACCAAACACATCAGGGATATGGCCATTTCGATTTCAATTCCAATTCTAATATCGATTCCAATCACAAACCAAACACTCCTGTAATTGATTTGATAAGGGAGCAATATATTTTGAAGGTTGGTACTGACAATGGACCACCATGCAAAGTCATTAGGAATATTCTAATGATCAAGAGGCTATATATTTGCTAGACCCCATATGTTGTAAACTGCGTAGACATAAACTGACAGACATTGGTAGGGTCTACCAGGTGAAGTAGGTAGTGAAGACAGCCTAGACCATCACTTCTATAAATTTTTCATTGAAGACTATCAAATTTTGATCGGGATTTTATATTGTCATTAAATAATTTTAGCATGTTCCCTCACCACTGAATCCTTCTTCTAGAATGATTTTATACTGCTTTTAATGCCCGAATTAGAGTCATGTCCTATACATGCTTCTAATACATTGTATGAAAGGGTTGGCTTTTGACATACTGATAAAATTTTCGAAGAAAACTTTCATGGAATAGAAGGTTTTCATTCCAATTTGCCTTCAATCTGTTTGTTGATCTCCGTGGTCGGATCGCTCTTCACACTTCATGATGCTGCAGGACATcactattttattatattttaataacaaGCTTTGATTGTTCAATTTCCTAACGATACAAGCCAAATAAACCCAAACGCTCAAATTCCCATTGCATCTCATGGAGTAGACATGTAATAGATGTGAAATATGAAAACAACCAAAATTTCTTACTTGAAATaaattacttttcttaaatTAGCTTGCAATTAAGTTACTATTGTCCGAAAATGAAATATCTAAGAATCCTGGCTCAACGTTGAACCGAGTGACCACGTTCAACACCAGATAAATTACAAACTTCTGcaccaacaacaaaaaaaaccaaaaatcttGCAGGCTATTGGATCATGCAGCAGCATGAGTGATGAGGTGCCCAATATCTTCTACAATGAATTCCAAAGTTCGAACCCACAGATGAGATTAACCCAACCACATGCAACAGATCTGCTGAAGATGGATTTCGATCCGAGGTGTTGCTCAATAATCTAGTGCCCACTCCACATCCTTCCCTCAGAATATTTGATCAACCAATCTTAAGTCAACTGAAGTCGCTCTATCTATTCTTTAGCTATTTCCAAAGCTTGTCATGTTTTTAAAGATAAAATTATGAAGTCGGGCATTAATGAGCTCATTTGCAAATCGTTATGATAAAACCATGGAGGCAGACAATGTTTCCTCAAGTTCACGTACAAACTAATTCCCTGATTCGATATGCTTCAAGAAAGTTCTCTTTTTCCTTGACTACATCAGCTTACCAGCAAATAAGCTAGGAAAAATAGCAATCCACTTCCTTCTTTTCATTGTGTTGttatttcttctcccctctccttccacttcacattttcttcttttggtttcCCTACTAAGTCCATGACTACTTATCTTTCTTCTAGTCTAACTCGAATAAATTTCTAATGTAATTTCCTGAAATTTCAAGTAGAAAACTGAAAGCCATCTTCTACATCCTTCCAAAAGTTCCAACCACAACTAAACCTAAAACCCTATTTTCACCATGGCCTCCAAGCCACACAATCCTACATCCACACACCCGCACAcataacaagaatcaatttgattTGTTTTTCCTTCATATGAGATCCTTCTTGTCCGAATTAAAGAGAATACCAAAAATACGGAGAAAAAGGGAGGGTTCTATATTTTCACCATGTGAACTTCCATAAGATCCACCAAAGGAAATGAGTTAGATTGACATGAAATAGGCTAGATCAGACATGCTCAGAACTATCCTCTGGAACAAAGGTATTCACTACCTTTTCCACCACCGCAAAAATCTTGGAGAATTATTGCTGTGTGTTAACTGCGACTTGGAGAAGGAAGTAGCATGAGTTCAAGCGGAGGAGACCTTCAGCATCATGAATTAATAAATAAGAGGAGATGGGGATCCAACACAACCTAAATTTTGCATTGCAGCCTTCCAGGCATTTAGAGCCACCGAAAGTTCTAAAACCTAAATCAATTTCTTTTTGATGAAAAAACCTAAATCAATTTCACTGTAGACGCcaaaaattgattcaacatttcGAGCACAGAATCAGAGTACAAACTTtgggatttcatcaagaacataTGATCGAATGAATCAACAAGGACTTGCTTTCTGAAATGGGAAGTTCTCTTGCGCATGGTACATAGTTTCCAAAACATGCAGATTCCAACAAGTAATAACAATCCAGTTGCTGCAACCTTTTACTTGCAAGCAATCAGAAGTGAGTTGTGAGGCACGATTAGGGCCATCATTCAGCATGCCAATgatcagaaaaagaaaacaaccaaCAAGCATGTAACTCTTCCGCATACTGCAGCAGCAAATAGAGCTCATAAAATAGTAGTTCCGCTTTGCAGTGCAAAGTTCAAGATCTCGCACAGAAACTTATTGAGCTTTTACCGATGTCTATAAGGAGAGACTCAAAACACCAGAGGCAATGTCTATACAGAAACACTCTTCAAAGCCAGAAATAACTCTATTGTATAACAAAACAGTAGATAAACTCACTTGGGTGCACAGCTTCATTCGTCTACCTCTGCCTTGATTTCTCTTACCAGGTCGTCCTTGTAGTCTTCAAAGGTACCTGGGTATTTCGTCACAGTGCCTTCTTCCACGATCCATATCTcgctcttctcttcatcctcacAGACGCGAGATATCAGCCGTGAGTCGTGGCTCACCAAGACAACCCCACCAGTGAACTGCTCCAGTGCTTCAGCCAAAGCATCGATACTCTGCATATCTAGATGATTTGTGGGCTCATCCAGCAATAGAATATGAGGCTTGGACATAGAAATCGAAGTAAAGACGACTCGGGCCTTCTGACCACCAGAGAGTTTGGCAATAGGGGTAAGGTGATTGTGGCTCGGCAGTCCAAACTTGCCAAGCTTCGCACGAACGGCCTCTTGCTTGCTGAATCCTTCCTGGTCCGGATGAAGACGGAGGAGATACCGAACTGGGTTCTCTTCCATTGTCAAGAGATCCACAAAATGTTGGGAATACCTCCCAATCCTCAGTTTTTGGCTCCTGCGCACCTCGCCCTCGGTGGGCACCAAGTCTCCTGCAAGCAAATTCAAGAGTGTCGACTTCCCGGCTCCATTAGGACCCACAATGGCAACCCTCGTTCCCATGTCGATGCCGACGTCAACATTCGAAAGCCTGAAATCCTCCCTGTTGGGGTAACTGAAGCTCACCTCGATGAGCTGCAAGAGGGGAGGTGTGAGCTCGGTAGGCTCAGGGAAGCTGAACTGAACAGTGTAGTCCTTCCACTTCTGGGGGACGTCCTGCGGCAGGTCATCGTCATCATCTACCTTACCCTTCCCCTTGCTCTTTGAAGCTTCCTTGGAAGCAACAAACTTGGCTCGCTCCTTGACCTTGTCCTGCTGCGCCTTGCTTCCGCTCCTCTGCGCCGCCTTCCTCTGCTTGTCGTATGTCTCAAACTTCTTGTTCACCTCCTTGCGCTTCTGCTCGTAGCCGCTCTCGAAGTCATCGAAGTTCCCACGGTAGATATGAAGCTTCATCTCATGAAGGTGGATGATTTCACTGCAGACACTGTTAAGGAAGTCGCGGTCATGGGAGACCACCACGAGCGTCTTCTTCCACCGGCACAGGTACTCCTCGAGCCAAAGCACCGCCCTGAGATCAAGGTGGTTGGTCGGCTCGTCGAGCAACAACAAGGTCGGCTGCATGAAGAGGGCTCGAGCCAAAGAGATCCTCATCCTCCATCCTCCGCTGAACGACCGGGTGGGGCGAACCTGCATCTCCTTGGTGAACCCCAGACCTGCCAATATCTTGGACGCCTGAGCCTCAGCAGCATCAGAGCCCAAAAGCTGCAATCTTTCGTACAATTCTGCAAGCCGCTCGCCATCGTCATCGTCCTCATCCCCTTCTGTCCTCTCAGACAGGGTGGCCACCTCCTCGCGGAGCCTGACGAGCTCTTCGTTGGCAGAGACCACGGCCTCGAGGGCAGTCCGGTCATCACCGACCACCTCCTGCTCGACGAGAAGCACATCGATGTTCCGGGGGACGGGGATCTTCCGCCATGCGAGAAGCTTCAGGAGGGTGGACTTGCCCTTGCCGTTGGGACCGACAAGGCCGTAGCGCTTGCCGTGGGAGATCTTCAAGGAGGCGTTCTTGAGCAGCTCCTTGCCCGCGGCCGACACCGTGAAGTTTTCGATCGAAACATCCCGAACGTTGGCATCGGCGGCGGCGTCCTGGCCGTCGGTATCGAGAGCGGAGGCGCGGGTGCCGATGACCACGTTGAACACGTCTTTGTCATCCTTGAGGGCCTCCTTACGGGCGTGCTCGGCGTTGGCCGCAGCGATCTGCTCCTTCTTCCCCCGCTTCTTGACCTCCTTGTCGGAAAGCGTGGCGGCGGTGAGCTCGGTAACGGCGGAACGTGTCTTGGCCTTTGGGATCTCATCGGCGTCGGCGAGATCGGATTCATCGACGTCATCATCGTCTGTGGGGGGCAAATCGAGCTCATCCATGTAGGAGTTGCGGTTGGGTTTCGGCTTGGATTTCTTGGagacggcggcggaggaggagggcttgGGCTTGTCCATGCTGGCGAGCATGGCGGAGACCGAGAGCTTCTCCTTCTTGCCGCCGGCGGCGGAGGACTTCGAGGGCTTCGAAGAGGGGGCAGCAGAGGAGCGGTCGTCGGAGGCCGGCTTCCTCCCCATGGCGGCGGTCGGGGCGGCGGCGGTGGTATTAGGTCGGCGATAAGAGAAGCaatagggagagagagaagcaagaggaaAGGTGAGGAGGTATCACCCATTGGCTTTGCGACAGATATTCTTTATAAAAAGAAAGGATGGAAGGCGGTTCGACGTTTCGGTCCGAACAAAGGCTGGACCCGGTTCGACAGGATTAGGTTTATTAACTTGGGCAAATAGATCGATACAAAGGTGAAAACCTGTCAAGGAATAAAAATAGTGAAAAAATAACAAGGAAGCAGAGTAAGATTCGTTCAAAACACTGTAAATTTTGTATAGTTGGACAATTTAAATGTCCATGACAAGCTTAATAGTCTGCAAAGATCAAAACttgataaatataatatatgtgAATCTAAAAGCTCAGGAAATTAACTGTTTTGTTTATTCATATCAGaagtaaaattaaatatgatttttaaaaaaatcaaatatgtcTAAAAATGATTTATTGAAAGGCTGGTCAATTTATTAACAACAAATGCGTTGaattatgcttgttttaaataAAGATTGATGCAAATTAAGTAGTAAGAAAACCTACTGGCTTGTTAAAAAAATGTCATATTAACCCTAAGATGTAACAATCATGTATGGAATAATTTGTAACAATAAATATTAACAATACGAAAAGTACAAGAGAGCACTATGAAAAGAAGCatgaattattaaaaaaaaaaagagggtaaCATAAAAATCTAAGCGGACGAGAAAGAATCAAGGAGTTCATGTAAATATCCACTCGGTCACAATTTCTATTTAATTAAGGACTCTAACCCATGCACTCTCTACATGGCACTCTCCATCACACCCATCCAATTCACAATGCTGGAAAAGGATGGCCACTAAGCTTAACCGAGCACCCAAATCATACTTAACATTATACTCGGACATTATGTAGTGAGAGTCATCAAAATTTATTTGATGAACTATGGCCTAACAATGAATAGACCTTATGAAACAGTGCTTGAGACCGATAAAACCCTAGTTGGAGGTGAGCAAATCTTTTTTGATAATGAGGTGAGGGAATTCTGGGCAGGCAACCCTGCTTAATTAAGTTGCAGGCTTTTGTTTTGTCTAGCATTGCTCCACATAACTCATTAAACATCAAAGAACAGTCTTGCAACAATAACCACTTCAACACTACCAACGATTCCTCttgaacaaacaaacaaaatgaATATGCTAGGATCCGTTTGCTTCTGCTTTTGATTTCAAGAACTCAACAAAAAAATGATCTAGGACCAACCAGCATGCATGATGATACACTTCTGATTTTAAAAATAGTTGTAAATTCTTTAGAACTTTTGGAAGGAAAAATGTATTGCTTTCAAAAAGAGCTAAAATGAAAACAAACTATGAATGCTATCTTCAATATCAATCTCCATGTAACCATTGCActtcaatttaaaaaaaaaataaaatcaatctCTATGTGGTATTTCACCAATTTGTTGAgaaacaaaaacacaaaaataataacaatgCTTAAAAAGTCCATACAGCGCATGTACATGTGGGAGCAAATACTATGCAAATGACATCCAAATACCAATGCCACACCAAAATAGCACATTGGAGCACACAAAgaataatagaaaaatatttcttataAATAATGAACGGAAAGAGAGCTTGTTGGCTTTTAAGATGATTTCTGGAAAACAAATGGCTCCACCTGGCTGAAGAATGATCTCGGCAAAATGAGATTAAACTGCTAAGTTATGGACCTTATGGTACATGAAATGATACCTCCCTCACCACCGATCCCGTAAACAATGATTGCATTGTGTAATATTTCCCTCATTTAGAACAAATTCTACACATAAACAAATCGATACTTGTAGGCGTAGAGATTGAAAACAAATCCCAGAATCACTGAACATTCAGGAAGGATATCTTCCCAAAGTATTCCACAATATATAGTCCCCAGAGGAAGCCTGTTAATGTCAAAAGGTTATGGTAAGAAACTAGCAGAGAATAGTCGAAGAAAAATCTATACACATATTTAAGATCAGAATTTTTTTAGCTGCATGTAATGATTCTTAAGCACAATCTTTTGTCACTTCCAACATTGTTAAATTGTAGAAAAGACCAAGTTCAAGTAAACACCACATTATAACTACCTCAAGAACCTTGTACGATCAACAAAAACAAGCCTATGAAACCTTGTTATTGTCAGATCATGCAAGAAGAGCAGTAGAAAGAGGGGTAGGAAATAAAAAACTTGATTTTTTTCTCACACATCAGCAAAGAatgcaaagatttttttttaataattatagtTAATATTGAgcttaaagtttttaaaacccCTTCATAACCATTAACTAAAACAAGCTGCTAACCTACCATCGCCCATTCAACCTGCTCGTCTTTTAGGCATAAAAGGGATAAAGAGATACTCGTGAGTCTGCAAGGTGGATTAAAGACCCTATTCCCATCTTAATGGCTatgtattttataattttttcctTACAGACTTAGTTAATGGGTAATGCAATATATTATTTATGGCTGTCAGGTTGGCTGTTCTAAATCTCGAAATGCAATCTTAGACATAGAAGAACTGTTGGGAACTTATTTATAAACCGAGTCCATTGAACTTAGCATCCTAAACAATTAACGACCTCCATCAACTATTTACAGAACTTATATTTTGACTGGAGTTTAATGGAAAATCTAAGGCACAGTATTGATTACTTAAGGGGCCGAGGAAGTGATGATTGCATCTTGGGACTTCTAGAAGGATAGAATTATATAATGAGCATGAAGGGCTTAGAACCAGCAAAATTGTTCCTTAATAACATAACGGAAGCGGAACCTTGAAAGCCAAATACAATTAGATTATTAGAACTTACAATATCAATCTAGGGATGGAGGTGTTATAgacatgaaaaaggaaaaaataataataacctaCCTGCATAGAGAACTCTACTGGTGCTTTAAAGCTGGATAAATGCTTGCCTGCACATCACAGAAATTTCTCGGACGAGAGAAATTGCAAATTCAAGTCCTGCAATTACAGTAAGAGCAGAACGAAATCACAGGGATCATGAACATGTCTGCATTGCATCCCCCAGGACAAGGTAACAAAACTAAGAAGGCAAACCAGATCCATAGGAATATAGTACCCCTTCCTCTATATTATTAAcagtatatatattaaaatattgatGATCACAGTTAAGAAACAAAAGGCAGGCTTGAGTAGTTGAAATCAATAACATGATATAAAGTCATGGTAAGTTCCAGAAGATCTGGTGCAGGAATAACCATTCCACAGAAATCAGTGAAACAAACAGTTGAAGTACAATCCAGATGCTGTTGCAAAGGAAAATGTTCTCTTTTAATTCTATGACGGTGTCAAGTCAGTAGTTAACATGCTTGTCAAGATTGACCTCAAAAGAATTTTGAGTAATGACAGTAACTATAGGATAATATCACTTTTCAATGATTCACATAAAATCAACCTATGGAGCTAAAAGTTTAACCAATATGCTGCACTTGCTCAGACATCTAATTCCAGACCTATGCAGCAGGATACTAGGCCTGCAGAATGGATctaacattattttttttaaaaaaagaataaacagATAACGCAAGTAACTCATTCTCATGGATAAATGTCGTCCATGTATAATGTTTTGGAGACGAAGAAttacaaaattttcttttgtggaGGGGTAAAATAAATTCCAGGAGTGATAAGTAGATGAAATGTTCTGCACTGAAAAACGGATTCTTTGGACTGACATAAATCTCAACCAGGTTCCCTGCCTGCTGGTGGTTGGACCAATAAGATCCATAAATTACTGCTCATAAAGTCAAGAACCAGGTCAGCATCATCCTTCGGTGGTCCAAAGAACCCACAAGACATGCAACTTAATCCAACTAAGGATTCGAAAGAGTACTTGGCAAATGATTGAACAAAGAGTTGGTCTTTCAATTTTTCAAATGAATCATACATTAATTTGTTCCCAAATGCCAATACTATTCTTGCAAAAATTCTTATTCAACAAGAATGCAAttgaaaccattaattttttatcCCCTGGTACCGAACAATGGAAAGCTCAAGTAGTATCAAACAACTTTAAAAGGCAGACTTCTAGGAGTTAATTTGAGCCACTCCAATGTGGCATAGATTTTTTGGAAGGATGTCCTTAAGTGTGAAGACAGTTTATTATGTGGGCTCTCAGTCAAGTAAGGAAATGGGAAAACAATTAGATTCTGGACTGATTTATGGACTGGTAAAAACTCTTTAGCCTCTCTTTTCCCTTGCCAATATGAAGCCTGCACTGCCAAGTGCACTACTAGATGACTTCCATTTTATTACCAATTCGCAAGTTGATGGCAACCTATCTTCCAACAAGGAATAGATGAGGATATTGTCACCGATTATGCTATAACTTCTTTTGCTCCTATCACATTCCAATCCAATCCCTGA
The Phoenix dactylifera cultivar Barhee BC4 chromosome 3, palm_55x_up_171113_PBpolish2nd_filt_p, whole genome shotgun sequence DNA segment above includes these coding regions:
- the LOC103723003 gene encoding ABC transporter F family member 4-like codes for the protein MGRKPASDDRSSAAPSSKPSKSSAAGGKKEKLSVSAMLASMDKPKPSSSAAVSKKSKPKPNRNSYMDELDLPPTDDDDVDESDLADADEIPKAKTRSAVTELTAATLSDKEVKKRGKKEQIAAANAEHARKEALKDDKDVFNVVIGTRASALDTDGQDAAADANVRDVSIENFTVSAAGKELLKNASLKISHGKRYGLVGPNGKGKSTLLKLLAWRKIPVPRNIDVLLVEQEVVGDDRTALEAVVSANEELVRLREEVATLSERTEGDEDDDDGERLAELYERLQLLGSDAAEAQASKILAGLGFTKEMQVRPTRSFSGGWRMRISLARALFMQPTLLLLDEPTNHLDLRAVLWLEEYLCRWKKTLVVVSHDRDFLNSVCSEIIHLHEMKLHIYRGNFDDFESGYEQKRKEVNKKFETYDKQRKAAQRSGSKAQQDKVKERAKFVASKEASKSKGKGKVDDDDDLPQDVPQKWKDYTVQFSFPEPTELTPPLLQLIEVSFSYPNREDFRLSNVDVGIDMGTRVAIVGPNGAGKSTLLNLLAGDLVPTEGEVRRSQKLRIGRYSQHFVDLLTMEENPVRYLLRLHPDQEGFSKQEAVRAKLGKFGLPSHNHLTPIAKLSGGQKARVVFTSISMSKPHILLLDEPTNHLDMQSIDALAEALEQFTGGVVLVSHDSRLISRVCEDEEKSEIWIVEEGTVTKYPGTFEDYKDDLVREIKAEVDE